The following coding sequences are from one Formosa haliotis window:
- a CDS encoding uracil-DNA glycosylase family protein produces MDALLSEIKQCTLCADNLPLGPHPIVTAHPDSKIIIVGQAPGLKVHNSGIPWNDASGKRLRTWLNVSEDQFYDTKNFAIIPMGFCYPGKGKSGDLPPRLECAPQWHNMLLDNMPNVKLVILIGSYAQKYYLQAEVGTTLTETVSNFESYLPTYFPIPHPSPRNRFWMSKNPWFEASVVPELQKRVHEII; encoded by the coding sequence ATGGATGCGCTTCTAAGCGAAATTAAACAATGTACACTGTGTGCAGATAATTTGCCTTTAGGTCCGCATCCTATTGTTACGGCGCATCCAGATTCTAAAATTATAATTGTGGGTCAGGCGCCAGGACTTAAAGTGCATAACTCCGGAATTCCTTGGAACGACGCTAGCGGAAAACGGTTAAGAACCTGGTTAAATGTTAGCGAAGACCAGTTTTACGATACTAAGAATTTTGCCATTATTCCTATGGGATTTTGCTATCCTGGGAAAGGGAAAAGTGGCGATTTGCCTCCTAGACTCGAATGTGCACCCCAATGGCATAATATGTTATTAGATAATATGCCGAATGTAAAACTTGTGATTTTAATTGGGAGTTATGCTCAAAAATATTATTTACAGGCTGAAGTTGGGACTACTTTAACAGAAACGGTTTCTAACTTCGAATCGTATTTACCAACTTATTTTCCCATTCCGCACCCATCACCACGAAATCGATTTTGGATGTCGAAAAATCCGTGGTTCGAAGCTTCAGTTGTGCCTGAATTACAAAAAAGAGTACATGAAATTATATAA
- a CDS encoding OsmC family protein — MTHLVTTQWKKNVQFESDNPSGKSVFIDLGEDNGGKGDGLRPKALMLTALAGCSGVDITPMLEKMKVEIDDFKIVIEGHLTEEHPKYYHLVTVDYHFYGTDLNETKINRAVALSVDKYCGVMEMFRRFAEVKVQSHFHNS; from the coding sequence ATGACACATCTTGTAACGACGCAATGGAAAAAAAATGTTCAATTTGAATCTGATAATCCGAGTGGGAAAAGCGTATTTATTGACCTTGGTGAGGACAATGGAGGAAAAGGTGATGGACTACGACCAAAGGCATTAATGTTAACGGCACTTGCTGGATGTTCGGGTGTAGATATTACGCCAATGCTGGAAAAGATGAAAGTTGAGATAGACGATTTTAAAATTGTAATTGAAGGGCATTTAACCGAGGAACACCCTAAATATTACCACCTTGTTACTGTAGATTATCATTTTTACGGAACCGATTTAAATGAAACTAAAATAAATAGAGCTGTAGCCCTATCGGTGGATAAATATTGTGGGGTTATGGAAATGTTCCGTCGTTTTGCAGAGGTGAAAGTACAATCTCATTTTCATAATTCATAA
- the recJ gene encoding single-stranded-DNA-specific exonuclease RecJ — MRWTIKPKPESHKIKALQEALQVDELTASLLIQRGIETFEAAKSFFRPDLSELHDPFLMKDMDKAVARIEKALETGENIMVYGDYDVDGTTSVALMSSYLRTRQENVVTYIPDRYDEGYGVSFKGIDFAHDNEFTLIVALDCGIKAIDKVAYAKAKGIDFIICDHHRPGVEIPDAAAVLDPKREDCDYPYKELCGCGVGFKLIQALASRQGLAIDDLGEYLDLVATAIGADIVPITGENRILAYYGLQIINENPRPGIKAILNQVDKTEFTITDVVFIVAPRINAAGRMKHGTYAVQLLTERDEKQAETYATEIESFNLDRREADREITIQALNQIEELKEQDRFTSVVYQDDWHKGVIGIVASRLTETYYRPTLVFTKSGDKLAASARSVSGFDVYNALEACSEHIEQFGGHKYAAGLTLLPEHYDAFKQAFEDVVSQTIDPKLLSPEIKIDAKINLEDITPKFYRILKQFAPFGPGNMTPVFMTEAVVDTGYGKCVGKEEDHLRITVKQGQVQPIVCIGFGLGAKIDAVSTTKPFNVVYTIDENYWNGVTSLQLKLRDLK; from the coding sequence ATGCGTTGGACCATAAAACCCAAACCAGAATCTCATAAAATTAAGGCCTTACAAGAGGCGCTTCAAGTAGACGAACTCACCGCAAGTTTATTAATTCAACGTGGGATTGAAACTTTTGAAGCTGCCAAATCTTTTTTTAGGCCAGACCTTAGCGAACTCCACGATCCGTTTTTAATGAAAGATATGGACAAGGCTGTAGCGCGTATCGAAAAAGCTTTGGAAACTGGTGAGAATATTATGGTGTATGGCGATTACGATGTAGATGGTACCACCTCAGTAGCCTTGATGAGTTCGTATTTGCGAACACGGCAAGAGAATGTGGTGACCTACATCCCAGATCGTTACGACGAAGGGTATGGCGTGTCTTTTAAAGGTATCGATTTTGCGCACGATAACGAATTTACCCTTATTGTTGCGTTAGACTGCGGTATTAAGGCAATTGATAAAGTTGCTTATGCGAAAGCAAAGGGCATCGATTTTATTATTTGCGATCACCACCGCCCAGGAGTCGAAATTCCTGATGCTGCAGCAGTTCTCGATCCTAAACGGGAAGATTGCGATTATCCGTATAAAGAATTGTGTGGTTGCGGGGTTGGTTTTAAGCTCATTCAGGCTTTAGCGTCTCGGCAAGGGTTAGCCATAGACGATTTAGGAGAATATTTAGATTTGGTAGCCACAGCAATTGGCGCCGATATTGTGCCTATTACTGGCGAAAATAGAATTTTAGCATACTACGGACTTCAAATTATTAACGAGAATCCGAGACCAGGCATTAAGGCCATTTTAAATCAGGTTGATAAAACCGAATTTACCATTACAGATGTTGTTTTTATTGTAGCGCCTAGAATTAATGCTGCCGGACGAATGAAACACGGAACTTATGCCGTGCAGTTGCTTACCGAAAGGGATGAAAAGCAAGCTGAAACGTATGCGACAGAAATTGAAAGTTTTAATCTAGACCGTAGAGAAGCCGATAGAGAGATTACTATACAAGCTTTAAATCAGATTGAAGAACTGAAGGAGCAAGACCGGTTTACTTCGGTAGTGTATCAAGACGATTGGCATAAAGGTGTAATTGGTATTGTTGCATCTAGATTAACCGAAACCTATTACAGACCAACTTTAGTGTTTACTAAAAGTGGCGATAAATTGGCGGCTTCGGCACGCTCCGTCAGTGGGTTTGATGTGTATAATGCTTTAGAAGCTTGTAGCGAACATATTGAACAGTTTGGCGGACATAAATACGCGGCTGGTTTAACCTTGCTTCCAGAACATTATGATGCTTTTAAACAAGCTTTTGAAGATGTAGTGTCGCAAACCATTGATCCTAAATTATTATCACCCGAAATTAAAATAGATGCCAAAATTAATTTAGAAGACATCACTCCTAAGTTTTATCGTATTTTAAAACAATTTGCACCGTTTGGTCCAGGGAATATGACTCCCGTTTTTATGACGGAAGCTGTTGTAGATACAGGTTACGGTAAATGCGTTGGTAAAGAGGAAGATCACTTGCGTATTACAGTAAAACAAGGTCAGGTTCAGCCAATTGTATGTATCGGGTTTGGTTTAGGGGCTAAAATTGATGCGGTTTCTACAACAAAGCCGTTTAATGTGGTTTATACTATAGATGAAAACTACTGGAATGGCGTAACCAGCTTGCAATTAAAACTTAGAGATTTAAAATAA
- a CDS encoding thymidine kinase, which produces MFLENTVNHKEQFGWIEVICGSMFSGKTEELIRRLKRAQFAKQRVEIFKPSVDIRYNEDMVVSHDANEIRSTPVPAAANIPILADGCDVVGIDEAQFFDDEIVRVCNDLANKGVRVIVAGLDMDFKGNPFGPMPNLMATAEYVTKVHAICTRTGNLAQYSYRKSQSDALVLLGETEEYEPLSRAAYYKALRNDKTKNITINNPEHIDSKPKDTDA; this is translated from the coding sequence ATGTTTCTCGAAAATACAGTAAATCATAAAGAACAATTTGGTTGGATAGAAGTTATCTGCGGATCGATGTTCTCAGGAAAGACCGAAGAATTAATCCGAAGACTAAAACGTGCCCAGTTTGCCAAGCAGCGTGTTGAAATTTTTAAACCCTCGGTAGACATACGTTATAATGAAGATATGGTAGTTTCTCACGATGCTAACGAAATACGTTCTACCCCAGTTCCTGCAGCAGCAAACATTCCTATTTTAGCCGATGGTTGCGATGTGGTTGGCATAGACGAAGCTCAATTTTTCGATGATGAAATTGTTAGGGTTTGTAACGATTTAGCAAATAAAGGAGTGCGTGTTATTGTGGCTGGCTTAGATATGGATTTTAAAGGAAATCCGTTTGGGCCCATGCCCAATTTAATGGCTACTGCAGAATATGTTACTAAAGTTCATGCCATTTGTACTCGCACCGGAAATTTAGCGCAATACAGTTATAGAAAATCACAGAGCGATGCGTTAGTTTTATTAGGTGAAACCGAGGAGTACGAGCCTTTAAGCCGTGCTGCTTACTACAAAGCCTTGCGCAACGATAAAACAAAAAACATAACAATAAACAATCCAGAACACATAGATTCTAAACCTAAAGATACCGATGCCTAA
- a CDS encoding carboxymuconolactone decarboxylase family protein, whose amino-acid sequence MPLITPLSPDHDQDTKELATFFNETLGFCPNSVLTMQRRPAISKAFINLNKAVMANEGRVTSALKRLIAWVSSNATGCRYCQAHAIRAAERYGAEQEQLDNIWDYRTHPAFSEAERAALDFSLAASQVPNAVDDTLKKRLNTYWDEGEIVEMLGVISLFGYLNRWNDSMGTTLEKGAIESGEQHLGKHGWEKGKHI is encoded by the coding sequence ATGCCACTAATAACTCCATTATCCCCAGATCACGACCAAGACACTAAAGAATTAGCTACTTTTTTTAACGAAACACTTGGCTTCTGCCCAAACTCGGTTTTAACCATGCAACGCCGGCCAGCCATTAGCAAAGCTTTTATAAATTTAAACAAGGCCGTAATGGCTAACGAAGGCCGCGTAACTTCTGCTTTAAAACGCCTTATTGCCTGGGTAAGTAGCAATGCCACCGGATGTCGCTACTGCCAAGCACACGCCATTCGAGCTGCAGAACGTTATGGTGCAGAACAAGAGCAACTCGATAATATTTGGGATTACCGTACCCACCCTGCATTTAGCGAGGCCGAACGTGCGGCATTAGATTTTAGTTTGGCCGCATCTCAAGTACCAAATGCCGTAGACGACACTTTAAAAAAGCGACTAAACACCTATTGGGACGAAGGCGAAATTGTAGAAATGCTTGGCGTTATTTCCCTATTCGGCTATTTAAACCGCTGGAACGACAGTATGGGAACCACCCTAGAAAAAGGCGCTATAGAAAGTGGTGAACAGCATTTAGGAAAACACGGCTGGGAAAAAGGTAAACATATTTAA
- a CDS encoding HopJ type III effector protein, translating into MTLEEFKNTLKKAPQIITFADTMAVIDDLYEFTPTAFTNGTLENKAGENSGSCKLFAFAKLQGFTKNETLSCFGSYYTEDILNDPEGTGHQNIRNFMKTGFEGLHFDGNPLQLK; encoded by the coding sequence ATGACATTAGAAGAATTTAAAAACACCTTAAAAAAGGCACCTCAAATTATCACTTTTGCAGATACGATGGCGGTTATAGACGATCTTTACGAGTTTACCCCAACAGCTTTTACTAATGGTACATTAGAAAATAAAGCAGGCGAAAATTCTGGATCATGCAAATTGTTTGCATTTGCAAAATTACAGGGCTTCACTAAAAATGAAACCTTAAGCTGTTTTGGAAGTTATTATACTGAAGATATATTGAACGATCCCGAAGGCACGGGACACCAAAATATTAGAAACTTTATGAAAACTGGGTTTGAAGGTTTGCATTTTGATGGTAATCCACTGCAGTTAAAATAA
- the alr gene encoding alanine racemase yields the protein MPKAQETLLEIDLKALEHNLAYLKSRIQPTTKFMAVVKAYAYGNAAEAIAKHLETLGVDYFAVAYTYEGEQLRTAGITTPILVLHPQAISFNALIENCLEPNLYSLKVLKAFITTAESLKQTDYPIHLKFNTGLNRLGFSEADIPEIISLLKNTASVKVVSLFSHMAASEDLNEKPFTLNQIDAFNSISELILKQLHYKPLLHMCNTSGILNFPEAHYDMVRSGIGMYGFGNSEKENIHFKPVSTLKTVISQIHHIPAGQSVGYNRAFKSDAPIVTATLPLGHADGIGREYGNGKGFVAINGQKAHIVGNTCMDMIMVDITNIDCQEGDEVIVFGDYPTAEEFAATANTISYELLTGLSQRIKRIILK from the coding sequence ATGCCTAAAGCGCAGGAAACCCTTTTAGAAATAGATTTAAAAGCTTTAGAGCACAACTTGGCTTACCTTAAATCTAGAATACAACCCACTACAAAATTTATGGCTGTTGTAAAGGCCTATGCCTATGGAAATGCTGCCGAGGCTATAGCTAAGCATTTAGAAACTTTAGGTGTCGATTATTTTGCAGTAGCCTACACTTACGAAGGCGAACAGTTAAGAACTGCCGGAATTACAACTCCTATTTTAGTGCTTCACCCGCAGGCTATAAGTTTTAATGCCCTTATTGAAAATTGCTTAGAACCTAATTTATATAGCCTAAAAGTATTAAAAGCGTTTATTACTACTGCCGAGAGTTTAAAGCAAACCGATTACCCAATTCATTTAAAATTTAATACGGGTTTAAATCGTTTAGGTTTTTCTGAAGCTGATATTCCGGAAATAATCTCTTTATTAAAAAACACGGCGTCTGTAAAAGTGGTCTCTCTATTTTCTCATATGGCCGCTAGCGAAGATTTAAATGAAAAGCCTTTCACTTTAAATCAAATTGATGCCTTTAATTCTATTTCTGAATTAATTCTGAAACAATTACATTATAAACCGCTGCTTCACATGTGTAACACGTCGGGGATTTTAAATTTTCCTGAAGCGCATTACGATATGGTAAGAAGCGGAATTGGGATGTATGGTTTTGGAAACTCGGAAAAAGAAAATATCCATTTTAAACCAGTAAGCACCTTAAAGACCGTAATTTCTCAAATTCATCATATTCCTGCAGGACAAAGTGTTGGTTACAACCGAGCTTTTAAAAGTGATGCCCCCATAGTTACAGCAACCTTACCCCTTGGCCATGCCGATGGTATTGGAAGAGAATACGGAAATGGAAAAGGTTTTGTTGCAATTAACGGACAAAAAGCGCACATAGTAGGCAATACGTGTATGGATATGATTATGGTAGATATTACAAATATTGACTGCCAAGAAGGAGACGAAGTTATTGTTTTTGGCGATTACCCAACTGCCGAAGAATTTGCAGCCACTGCAAACACCATTTCTTACGAACTATTAACAGGGTTATCGCAACGCATTAAACGCATCATTTTAAAATAA
- the mscL gene encoding large-conductance mechanosensitive channel protein MscL: protein MAFFKDFKSFLFKGDIINLATAVIVGGAFGKIVSSFTKDILMPPIGMLLGDVNFTELKYVLKSASTNAAGEAVPAVAINYGNFIQVIIDFIIIGFCIFMVLKAYESTKKKEEEAPAPPAGPTQEELLAEIRDLLKK, encoded by the coding sequence ATGGCATTTTTCAAAGATTTTAAATCCTTTCTATTTAAAGGTGACATAATAAACCTTGCAACAGCAGTTATTGTAGGTGGTGCATTTGGTAAAATTGTAAGCTCGTTTACTAAAGATATTTTAATGCCGCCCATAGGTATGTTATTGGGCGATGTTAATTTTACAGAATTAAAATATGTATTAAAATCAGCTTCTACCAACGCTGCAGGCGAGGCTGTACCAGCCGTTGCTATTAATTACGGAAATTTTATTCAGGTTATTATAGATTTCATAATTATAGGGTTTTGCATTTTTATGGTGTTAAAAGCTTACGAGAGCACAAAGAAAAAAGAAGAAGAAGCTCCTGCACCTCCAGCGGGTCCAACACAAGAAGAATTGTTAGCAGAAATTAGAGATTTACTTAAAAAGTAA
- the rsmI gene encoding 16S rRNA (cytidine(1402)-2'-O)-methyltransferase: MSKLYIVPTPIGNLEDMTFRAIRVLKEADLILAEDTRTSGKLLKHFEISTPSQSHHMHNEHKTVEGLIHKLKGGTTIALISDAGTPAISDPGFLLTRACVEHGIEVDCLPGATAFVPALVNSGLPNDKFVFEGFLPVKKGRQTRLLVLAEETRTIIFYESPHKLIKTLTHFCEYFGENRPVSVSRELTKLYEETVRGTAKEVLEHYTNKPPKGEIVIVVGGKLK, encoded by the coding sequence ATGAGCAAACTATATATTGTTCCAACACCCATAGGTAATCTGGAAGACATGACTTTTAGAGCCATTCGCGTTTTAAAAGAAGCCGATTTAATTTTGGCCGAAGACACGCGTACTTCTGGAAAACTACTAAAACATTTCGAGATTAGTACACCTTCGCAATCACACCATATGCATAACGAGCATAAAACGGTTGAAGGGTTAATTCATAAATTAAAAGGTGGAACTACCATTGCATTAATTAGCGATGCTGGTACTCCCGCGATTTCAGATCCAGGATTTCTGCTTACCCGTGCGTGTGTAGAACATGGTATAGAAGTCGACTGCTTACCCGGAGCTACCGCTTTTGTGCCCGCTTTGGTGAATAGCGGATTGCCAAACGATAAATTTGTATTCGAAGGATTTTTGCCCGTAAAAAAAGGAAGACAAACCCGATTATTAGTGTTGGCAGAAGAAACGCGAACCATTATATTTTACGAATCGCCACATAAACTTATAAAAACACTCACTCATTTTTGCGAGTATTTTGGTGAAAATCGTCCCGTATCTGTGTCTCGAGAGCTTACTAAACTTTACGAAGAGACGGTAAGAGGAACAGCAAAAGAGGTTCTAGAACATTATACCAATAAGCCGCCAAAAGGGGAAATTGTTATTGTAGTAGGTGGGAAGTTAAAGTAG
- a CDS encoding dihydrolipoyl dehydrogenase family protein, protein MKDTKHYDVFVIGTGVAGQTAAELCAKQNMKVAIADNREFGGTCALRGCDSKKILMQFTELLRQTTLLKGHGISKLPKIKWKQVQKFKSSFTKVIPENTEEKFSKLGIAYYHQSPVFQNENEIVVEGKHVTADKFIIATGMVPLELPIDGNTYLEVSDDILNFKKIPKTATFIGSGYVGMEFACMMATMGCKVTMIERGSRSLTAFDPFLVDTLVDYLKTIGVTFIYNAEVTSVEKLKKNIRVNYTLKGKDKSIKSRKAFNAAGRVPSIDLLDLEKANVKFDERGVTVNDHLQSVSNPNIYACGDVSSKSLPLTPLSGLQGYVAGNNIIKEGSKTFDVPCIPSTVFTNPKLSSVGYSEEEAEKRYKNIRVYKGEVSHWYNAKKENNPIYAYKILVNERTDEIIGAHLLSSQANETINILSMAISQKMTVSEFKKQMFTYPSYSSDLKSMMKDED, encoded by the coding sequence ATGAAAGACACGAAACATTACGACGTATTTGTTATTGGAACCGGAGTTGCTGGCCAAACAGCTGCAGAACTTTGTGCCAAACAAAATATGAAAGTGGCCATTGCCGATAATCGTGAATTTGGTGGTACGTGTGCTCTAAGAGGTTGCGATTCTAAAAAAATATTAATGCAATTTACAGAATTACTGCGTCAAACTACGCTTTTAAAGGGACATGGTATTTCTAAATTACCTAAGATAAAATGGAAACAGGTTCAGAAATTTAAGTCCTCGTTTACAAAAGTTATCCCAGAAAATACAGAAGAAAAATTTTCAAAATTAGGTATAGCCTATTATCACCAATCGCCAGTTTTTCAAAATGAAAATGAAATTGTAGTAGAAGGCAAACACGTTACTGCCGATAAATTTATTATTGCAACAGGAATGGTGCCGCTAGAATTGCCCATAGATGGTAATACCTATTTAGAGGTTAGCGACGATATTCTTAATTTTAAAAAAATACCTAAAACAGCAACGTTTATAGGTTCGGGCTATGTGGGTATGGAGTTTGCTTGCATGATGGCCACTATGGGATGCAAGGTCACCATGATAGAAAGAGGATCAAGATCTTTAACAGCTTTCGATCCGTTTTTAGTAGATACTTTAGTCGATTATCTTAAAACAATAGGCGTAACATTTATCTATAATGCCGAAGTGACTTCTGTTGAAAAATTAAAAAAGAATATAAGAGTTAATTATACTTTAAAAGGAAAAGATAAATCTATTAAGTCTAGAAAAGCTTTTAATGCCGCCGGACGCGTTCCGTCAATAGATTTATTAGACTTAGAAAAAGCGAATGTGAAGTTTGATGAACGTGGTGTAACAGTAAACGATCATTTACAAAGTGTATCTAACCCTAATATCTATGCTTGTGGAGATGTAAGTAGTAAATCGTTACCCTTAACACCCTTATCGGGTTTACAAGGTTATGTGGCAGGAAATAATATCATTAAGGAAGGTTCTAAAACGTTTGATGTGCCTTGTATTCCTTCAACAGTATTTACCAATCCTAAACTTTCTAGTGTTGGCTATTCTGAAGAAGAAGCTGAAAAACGATATAAGAATATCCGAGTTTATAAAGGTGAAGTGAGTCATTGGTATAATGCCAAAAAGGAAAATAACCCCATTTATGCGTATAAAATTTTAGTAAATGAGCGTACCGATGAAATTATCGGAGCACACCTTTTAAGCTCGCAAGCCAATGAAACTATTAATATACTTTCTATGGCTATAAGCCAGAAAATGACAGTTTCCGAATTTAAAAAACAAATGTTTACTTACCCTTCATACAGCAGTGATTTAAAAAGCATGATGAAGGATGAGGATTAA
- a CDS encoding aspartate-semialdehyde dehydrogenase, with product MKVAVVGATGMVGEVMLKVLAERNFPLTELIPVASERSVGKTISYKGKDYKVVGLADAVAMKPDVALFSAGGDTSLEWAPKFAEAGTTVVDNSSAWRMDPSKKLIVPEINANELTKDDKIIANPNCSTIQLVMALAPLHKKYKMKRVVVSTYQSVSGTGVKAVKQLENEIAGIDGEMAYPYPIGRNALPHCDVFLDNGYTKEEMKLAKEPQKILGDSSFSVSATAVRIPTAGGHSESVNVEFENDFDLADVRKLLSETPGVVVQDNTDTNTYPMPIYAHDKDEVFVGRIRRDETQSNTLNMWIVADNLRKGAATNTIQIAEYLLANKIL from the coding sequence ATGAAAGTAGCTGTAGTTGGCGCCACGGGTATGGTTGGCGAAGTAATGCTTAAAGTTCTAGCAGAACGTAATTTTCCATTAACAGAATTAATTCCTGTTGCCTCAGAACGTTCTGTAGGTAAAACAATTTCTTATAAAGGTAAAGATTATAAAGTTGTAGGTTTAGCAGACGCCGTAGCCATGAAACCGGATGTAGCGTTATTCTCTGCTGGAGGGGATACTTCTCTAGAATGGGCTCCTAAATTTGCAGAAGCAGGTACAACTGTTGTAGATAATTCTTCGGCTTGGAGAATGGATCCTTCTAAAAAATTAATCGTTCCAGAAATTAATGCTAACGAATTAACAAAAGACGATAAAATTATTGCAAACCCAAATTGCTCTACCATACAATTAGTTATGGCTTTAGCTCCGCTTCATAAAAAATATAAAATGAAACGTGTTGTGGTGTCTACTTACCAATCGGTATCTGGTACAGGTGTAAAAGCTGTAAAACAACTAGAAAACGAGATTGCTGGTATAGATGGAGAAATGGCTTATCCTTACCCTATCGGAAGAAATGCATTACCTCATTGCGATGTGTTTTTAGATAATGGTTATACTAAAGAGGAAATGAAATTAGCTAAAGAACCTCAAAAAATATTAGGAGACTCTTCGTTTTCTGTTTCTGCTACTGCTGTAAGAATCCCTACTGCTGGTGGACACTCAGAATCTGTAAACGTAGAATTTGAAAATGATTTTGATTTAGCCGATGTGCGAAAACTGCTAAGTGAAACTCCAGGTGTAGTGGTTCAAGATAATACAGATACCAATACCTACCCTATGCCAATTTACGCCCATGATAAAGATGAGGTATTTGTAGGACGTATTAGACGAGATGAAACTCAAAGTAACACATTAAATATGTGGATTGTTGCCGATAACTTACGTAAAGGTGCTGCCACAAATACCATTCAAATCGCTGAATATTTACTAGCGAACAAGATACTTTAA